In Salmo trutta chromosome 16, fSalTru1.1, whole genome shotgun sequence, a genomic segment contains:
- the LOC115150460 gene encoding tubulin alpha chain-like: MRECISIHVGQAGVQIGNACWELYCLEHGIQPDGQMPSDKTIGGGDDSFNTFFSETGAGKHVPRAVFVDLEPTVIDEVRTGTYRQLFHPEQLITGKEDAANNYARGHYTIGKEIIDLVLDRTRKLADQCTGLQGFLVFHSFGGGTGSGFTSLLMERLSVDYGKKSKLEFSIYPAPQVSTAVVEPYNAILTTHTTLEHSDCAFMVDNEAIYDICRRNLDIERPSYTNLNRLISQIVSSITASLRFDGALNVDLTEFQTNLVPYPRIHFPLATYAPVISAEKAYHEQLSVSEITNACFEPANQMVKCDPRHGKYMACCLLYRGDVVPKDVNAAIATIKTKRSIQFVDWCPTGFKVGINYQPPTVVPGGDLAKVQRAVCMLSNTTAVAEAWARLDHKFDLMYAKRAFVHWYVGEGMEEGEFSEAREDMAALEKDYEEVGVDSIEGEGEEEGEEY; this comes from the exons ATG cGTGAGTGTATCTCCATCCACGTGGGTCAGGCTGGCGTCCAGATCGGCAATGCCTGCTGGGAGCTCTACTGTCTGGAGCACGGGATCCAGCCGGACGGACAGATGCCCAGTGACAAGACCATTGGAGGAGGAGACGACTCCTTCAACACCTTCTTCAGTGAGACTGGAGCTGGCAAGCACGTCCCCAGGGCTGTGTTTGTAGATCTGGAGCCCACTGTCATCG ATGAGGTGCGCACAGGAACATACCGCCAGCTCTTCCACCCTGAGCAGCTGATCACTGGGAAGGAGGATGCAGCCAACAACTACGCCCGTGGGCATTACACCATCGGCAAAGAGATTATTGACTTGGTTCTGGACAGGACCCGCAAACTG gctgaCCAGTGCACTGGCCTCCAGGGCTTCCTGGTCTTCCACAGCTTCGGAGGTGGCACCGGTTCTGGTTTCACCTCCCTGTTGATGGAGCGCTTGTCTGTTGACTACGGCAAGAAGTCCAAACTTGAGTTCTCCATCTACCCAGCTCCTCAGGTGTCCACAGCCGTTGTTGAGCCCTACAACGCCATCCTGACAACCCACACCACCCTGGAGCACTCTGATTGTGCTTTCATGGTAGACAATGAGGCCATCTATGACATCTGCCGTAGGAACCTTGATATCGAGCGTCCGTCCTACACTAATCTTAACAGGTTGATCAGTCAGATTGTGTCCTCCATCACTGCTTCCCTCCGATTCGATGGTGCCCTCAATGTTgatctgacagagttccagaccaACTTGGTGCCCTACCCCCGTATTCACTTCCCCCTGGCCACCTATGCCCCTGTGATCTCGGCAGAGAAGGCTTACCATGAGCAGCTCTCAGTGTCTGAGATCACAAATGCTTGCTTTGAGCCAGCAAATCAGATGGTGAAATGTGACCCACGTCACGGCAAGTACATGGCCTGCTGTCTGCTGTACCGTGGTGACGTTGTGCCCAAAGATGTCAATGCTGCCATTGCCACCATCAAAACAAAACGCTCCATCCAGTTTGTAGACTGGTGCCCAACTGGTTTCAAGGTTGGTATCAACTACCAGCCCCCAACTGTGGTACCTGGTGGAGATCTGGCCAAGGTCCAGAGGGCAGTGTGCATGCTTAGCAACACCACTGCAGTGGCAGAGGCCTGGGCCCGTCTTGACCACAAGTTTGATCTGATGTACGCCAAGCGTGCTTTTGTGCACTGGTACGTAGGTGAGggtatggaggagggagagttCTCTGAGGCCAGGGAGGACATGGCTGCCCTGGAGAAAGATTATGAAGAGGTGGGCGTCGACTCcattgagggagagggagaggaggagggagaggagtattAA